In Capsicum annuum cultivar UCD-10X-F1 chromosome 7, UCD10Xv1.1, whole genome shotgun sequence, one genomic interval encodes:
- the LOC124885786 gene encoding uncharacterized mitochondrial protein AtMg00810-like, with protein sequence MILVYVDDLLITGDNESMIAEAKEALHQQFNLKELGELKYFLETGLAGTKKANTPLESNSKLTSVEIDEAAGVTNDVVLNDVTAYQRLVGKLMYATITRPDISYAVQTLSQFMKMPKKSHLEVAHRVVRYLKGSVGQGIWMKPQGITDLICWCDFDWAACPNTRRSVTSYVIQLGGSLVS encoded by the exons ATGATCTTAGTCTATGTTGATGACTTGCTCATCACTGGAGATAATGAGTCCATGATTGCAGAAGCTAAGGAGGCATTACACCAACAATTTAATCTCAAGGAATTGGGAGAGCTTAAGTACTTTCTTG AAACTGGACTTGCTGGTACAAAAAAAGCAAATACTCCACTAGAATCTAATTCTAAGCTAACCTCAGTAGAGATTGATGAAGCTGCTGGAGTAACAAATGATGTGGTTTTGAATGATGTTACTGCTTATCAAAGATTAGTTGGAAAGCTCATGTATGCTACAATTACTAGACCTGATATTAGCTATGCTGTGCAGACATTaagtcaatttatgaagatgccTAAAAAATCTCACTTGGAAGTAGCACACAGAGTTGTGAGATATCTAAAGGGATCAGTAGGTCAGGGTATATGGATGAAACCTCAAGGCATCACAGACTTAATTTGTTGGTGTGATTTTGATTGGGCAGCATGCCCTAACACTAGAAGATCTGTCACTAGTTATGTGATACAACTTGGTGGATCACTGGTATCTTAG
- the LOC124885787 gene encoding uncharacterized protein LOC124885787: MEDEMQQLTCAVARNEKIDPMSMQVNRGPSNHASTSHEENKEINNAVLAKRHGFTVDSGTTHHIAANKELLLSTSKIVRSSTDKVNLPNGAEVDISHTGEAIVFRNAAVKDVLFVSDSSSTCYLYTGMVKGIGRERGGLYIHKGESGTNGSSVEQTKLIAGLTIKDDSLWHQRLGHHSVQEHVFPFANKQEKNDPSDFLQLHKEYSNGTNSDTAENYTSVANYQYYVGNFSALVEPQYFSQAAADERWSQAMKLEVQALEDNNTWEIVDLPPGKNAIGSKWVYKIKYKANGDVERCIIALAASKGWCLYQMDMYNAFLQGDVDEEVYMKLPEGFQ, encoded by the exons ATGGAGGATGAAATGCAGCAATTAACTTGTGCAGTTGCTAGAAATGAAAAGATAGATCCAATGTCAATGCAGGTGAATAGAGGACCAA GCAACCATGCTTCCACCAGCCATGAAGAGAACAAGGAAATCAATAATGCAGTTTTGGCCAAAAGGCATGGATTCACTG TTGACTCTGGTACTACTCACCATATAGCTGCAAATAAAGAATTGTTGTTATCCACAAGTAAGATAGTTAGGTCAAGTACGGATAAGGTAAACCTTCCTAATGGTGCAGAAGTTGACATCTCACATACTGGTGAAGCCATAGTATTTCGGAATGCAGCTGTGAAAGATGTGTTGTTTGTGTCTGATTCAAGCTCAACCTGTT ATCTTTATACTGGAatggtgaaggggattggtagagAAAGAGGAGGTCTTTACATACATAAAGGTGAAAGTGGAACAAATGGTTCATCAGTAGAGCAGACAAAATTGATAGCAGGACTGACTATTAAAGATGATAGCTTATGGCATCAGAGGCTTGGACATCACTCTGTTCAA GAGCATGTGTTTCCATTTGCAAATAAGCAGGAAAAGAATGATCCATCAGATTTTCTGCAACTTCATAAAGAATACAGTAATGGCACAAACTCAGATACAGCTGAAAATTATACATCTGTAG CCAATTACCAATATTATGTGGGTAATTTCTCAGCTCTAGTAGAGCCACAGTATTTCAGTCAAGCTGCTGCAGATGAAAGATGGAGTCAAGCCATGAAGTTAGAAGTTCAAGCTCTTGAGGACAATAACACCTGGGAAATAGTAGACTTGCCACCAGGTAAAAATGCTATTGGATCAAAGTGGGTGTATAAAATCAAGTATAAGGCTAATGGAGATGTTGAGAG GTGTATTATTGCTTTAGCAGCATCAAAGGGATGGTGTTTATATCAGATGGATATGTACAATGCATTCCTACAGGGAGATGTAGATGAAGAAGTATACATGAAGTTACCTGAAGGATTTCAATAG